From Actinopolymorpha cephalotaxi, one genomic window encodes:
- a CDS encoding class I tRNA ligase family protein gives MTTTDPTPPANSPAEPAYRYDGRLAGRIEERWQAHWAEHRTFHTPNPVGDLGPDADGPCQGGVDEARARVDAPKFYVLDMFVGPSGSLHVGHPLGYVATDVYGRYLRMRGHNVLHAFGFDAFGLPAEQYAVRTGQHPKDTTEANIATIRGQLRRLGLAHDDRRGVSTTDVDFYRWTQWMFLRIHGAWYDDERKRARPITELEEEFATGRRATPGGRDWTALAAHERRALLDAHRLAYLADVPVNWCPGLGTVLADEEVTADGRSERGNYPVFARTMRQWMLRITAYADRLADDLDLLDWPEPIKAQQRNWIGRTREQGEVTYRLHDWLFSRQRYWGEPFPVVYDEHGPVALPESMLPVVLPQTPDYAPTTYDPDDASSEPVAPLGRLADWVEVTLDLGDGPRVYRRETNTMPQWAGSCWYELRYLDPHGTEHFCDPALERHWMGSRGGSDPGGVDLYVGGVEHTVLHLLYARFWHKVLYDLGHVSSREPFRRLVNNGYIQAYSYTDDRGMYVPAAEVSERDGAFWWRGQPVTRSLGKMGKSLRNMVTPDELCERYGADSFRVYVMASGPLQASRPWDPRGIVGAQRFLQRVWRTLVDEETGAPRISDRPADEETLRLLHTTIAGVRDDLDALSFHTAVARLTTLSRHVAGLGDEVPAEVARPTVLMLAPFAPHLAEELWHRLEGTPSRAASLAYLPYPEADPAYLGAETVTCVVQVAGKLRARLDVPPDITADELRQRVLDIEPVRWALRGRAVARVVVRPPRLVNIVPAG, from the coding sequence ATGACCACGACCGACCCCACTCCGCCCGCCAACTCCCCGGCCGAACCCGCCTACCGCTACGACGGACGGCTGGCGGGCCGGATCGAGGAACGCTGGCAGGCCCACTGGGCCGAGCACCGGACCTTCCACACCCCGAACCCCGTCGGCGATCTCGGACCCGACGCCGACGGCCCCTGTCAAGGCGGAGTTGACGAGGCGCGGGCGCGGGTGGATGCGCCGAAGTTCTACGTACTGGACATGTTCGTCGGTCCGTCCGGCTCGCTGCACGTCGGTCACCCGCTCGGCTACGTGGCGACCGACGTCTACGGGCGGTACCTGCGGATGCGCGGCCACAACGTGCTGCACGCGTTCGGGTTCGACGCCTTCGGCCTGCCCGCCGAGCAGTACGCGGTCCGGACCGGGCAGCATCCGAAGGACACCACCGAGGCCAACATCGCCACCATCCGCGGGCAGCTGCGACGGCTGGGCCTGGCCCATGACGATCGGCGCGGCGTGTCGACCACCGATGTGGACTTCTACCGCTGGACGCAGTGGATGTTCCTGCGGATCCACGGGGCGTGGTACGACGACGAGCGCAAGCGGGCCCGGCCGATCACCGAACTGGAGGAGGAGTTCGCGACCGGACGACGAGCCACACCCGGCGGACGGGACTGGACGGCGCTGGCCGCCCACGAACGCCGCGCGCTCCTGGACGCGCACCGCCTGGCCTACCTGGCGGACGTGCCGGTCAACTGGTGCCCTGGCCTTGGCACCGTGCTGGCCGACGAGGAGGTCACCGCGGACGGACGCAGCGAACGCGGCAACTATCCCGTCTTCGCCCGCACCATGCGGCAGTGGATGCTGCGCATCACCGCCTATGCCGACCGGTTGGCCGACGACCTGGACCTGCTGGACTGGCCGGAACCGATCAAGGCCCAGCAGCGCAACTGGATCGGGCGTACCCGCGAGCAGGGCGAGGTGACGTACCGCCTGCACGACTGGTTGTTCAGCCGGCAGCGCTACTGGGGTGAGCCGTTCCCAGTGGTGTACGACGAGCACGGGCCGGTCGCGCTGCCCGAGTCGATGCTGCCGGTCGTGTTGCCGCAGACCCCGGACTACGCGCCCACCACCTACGATCCCGACGACGCGTCGTCGGAGCCGGTCGCGCCGCTCGGGCGGCTGGCCGACTGGGTGGAGGTCACTCTGGACCTGGGCGACGGCCCGCGGGTCTACCGGCGGGAGACCAACACGATGCCGCAGTGGGCGGGCTCGTGCTGGTACGAGCTGCGCTACCTCGATCCGCACGGCACCGAGCACTTCTGTGACCCGGCGCTGGAGCGGCACTGGATGGGCAGCCGCGGCGGCTCCGATCCCGGCGGGGTGGATCTGTACGTCGGCGGGGTCGAGCACACGGTGCTGCACCTGTTGTACGCGCGCTTCTGGCACAAGGTGTTGTACGACCTGGGCCACGTGTCGAGCCGGGAGCCGTTCCGCCGGCTGGTCAACAACGGCTACATCCAGGCGTACTCCTACACCGACGACCGAGGGATGTACGTGCCTGCCGCCGAGGTCAGCGAGCGCGACGGCGCCTTCTGGTGGCGGGGCCAACCGGTCACCCGGTCGCTGGGGAAGATGGGCAAGAGCCTGCGCAACATGGTGACGCCCGACGAGTTGTGCGAGCGCTACGGCGCGGACTCCTTCCGGGTGTACGTCATGGCGTCCGGGCCGCTGCAGGCGTCGCGCCCGTGGGATCCGCGAGGGATCGTCGGGGCGCAGCGGTTCCTGCAGCGGGTGTGGCGGACCCTGGTCGACGAGGAGACCGGTGCGCCGAGGATCTCCGACCGGCCGGCGGACGAGGAGACGCTTCGCCTGCTGCACACGACGATCGCCGGTGTCCGAGACGACCTGGACGCCCTGAGCTTCCACACCGCCGTCGCCCGCCTCACCACGCTGTCCCGGCACGTCGCGGGCCTGGGTGACGAGGTGCCGGCCGAGGTGGCTCGCCCGACGGTGTTGATGCTCGCGCCGTTCGCGCCGCACCTGGCCGAGGAGTTGTGGCACCGGCTGGAGGGCACGCCATCGCGGGCGGCGTCGCTGGCGTACCTGCCTTATCCGGAAGCGGATCCGGCCTATCTCGGTGCGGAGACGGTGACCTGCGTCGTGCAGGTCGCCGGCAAGCTGCGAGCCAGGCTGGATGTGCCGCCGGACATCACCGCCGACGAGCTGCGTCAACGTGTGCTTGACATCGAGCCTGTACGCTGGGCGCTGCGTGGGAGGGCCGTCGCCCGGGTGGTCGTGCGTCCTCCCCGGCTGGTCAACATCGTGCCCGCGGGATGA
- a CDS encoding tetratricopeptide repeat protein has protein sequence MRELGDLDEASACFQGSVDIRRRIGDRYGEASALDNLGSTFGLLSRHEDAAACRLRAIGIQHDIGDRTGEAGSWNNLSRSYVGLGRLKDAFEALGRALSIQEDAEDTYGLGQTYASYGEAHLAAGNAAEAAENLRRSLELTRRRDDQVGAAWALTLLGDAVDLGGERAAARRHWQEALDIYTRAGDSRAKALRVRLASPITPLKVRQQAHSTLS, from the coding sequence CTGCGCGAGCTCGGCGATCTCGACGAGGCGAGCGCCTGTTTCCAGGGATCCGTCGACATCAGACGCCGGATCGGCGACCGGTACGGCGAGGCGAGCGCTCTGGACAACCTGGGCAGCACCTTCGGGTTGCTGTCCCGGCACGAGGATGCCGCGGCCTGCAGGCTGCGGGCGATCGGGATCCAGCACGACATCGGCGACCGAACCGGTGAGGCCGGCTCGTGGAACAACCTCAGCAGGTCCTATGTCGGTCTCGGGCGGCTGAAGGACGCCTTCGAGGCGCTCGGTCGCGCCCTGTCGATTCAGGAGGACGCCGAGGACACGTACGGTCTGGGCCAGACCTATGCCTCCTACGGCGAGGCCCACCTGGCAGCGGGGAACGCCGCCGAGGCGGCGGAGAACCTGCGACGAAGCCTGGAGCTGACCCGGCGCCGGGACGACCAGGTGGGCGCGGCCTGGGCGCTCACTCTCCTGGGCGACGCGGTGGACCTCGGTGGCGAGCGTGCGGCGGCCCGCCGGCACTGGCAGGAGGCTCTGGACATCTACACGCGGGCCGGTGACTCCCGCGCCAAGGCACTCCGCGTGCGCCTGGCCTCCCCGATCACGCCGCTCAAGGTACGGCAGCAGGCGCACTCCACTCTGAGCTGA
- the leuS gene encoding leucine--tRNA ligase, with amino-acid sequence MSEPSRDVHPAADTYDFHTIQGKWLPVWQRMDPFRADRLAGDDPAAQPDTRERRYLLDMFPYPSGDLHMGHGEAYAFGDLLARYWFQRGYNVLHPIGWDAFGLPAENAAIRRNAHPAEWTYANIDTQAESFKRYAVSFDWSRRLQTCDPAYYRWTQWLFLRLYERGLAYRKASYVNWCPTDQTVLANEQVVAGNCERCGSAVTKRELTQWYFKITDYAQQLLDDMGPLEGRWPERVLSMQRNWIGRSEGAYVDFAVDGREEPVTVFTTRPDTLFGATFFVVAPESKLAAELVTADHREAFDTYLEDVKRTTEIERLSTEREKTGVFLGVHAVNPVNGQRMPIYAADYVLADYGTGAIMAVPAQDQRDWDFAKRYDLPIVRTVQPPADFDGEAFVGEGPAVNSANAEVSLDGLGVDEAKSTIISWLEGKSLGRGAVTFRLRDWLVSRQRYWGAPIPIVHCSSCGEVPIADEQLPVELPDLRGADLSPKGTSPLAAASDWVEVECPKCGGTARRDTDTMDTFVDSSWYFLRFASPNDEERPFDPDDVRRWMPIDQYVGGVEHAILHLLYSRFFVKVLHDMGVLDFTEPFKALLNQGQVINQGKAMSKSLGNGVDLGEQLALYGVDAIRLTMVFAGPPEDDIDWADLSPAGSLRFLQRAWRVASDVASERGADPADGDRALRKVTHAVIKEVTEHVEAFKFNVAVARLMELTNAVRKAIDAGPGPSDPAVREAAEALAVMLSLVAPYTAEDMWERLGHEPTVALAGWPSYDADLAAAETLTAVAQVAGKLRDKFEVSPDISEDELRQLALASERVQSALAGREIRKVIVRAPRLVNIVPS; translated from the coding sequence ATGAGCGAACCCAGCCGAGACGTCCACCCCGCTGCGGACACCTACGATTTCCACACCATTCAGGGCAAATGGCTGCCGGTGTGGCAGCGGATGGACCCGTTCCGGGCCGACCGGCTCGCCGGCGACGACCCGGCGGCACAGCCCGACACCCGCGAGCGGCGCTACCTGCTGGACATGTTCCCGTACCCCTCCGGCGACCTGCACATGGGCCACGGCGAGGCGTACGCCTTCGGCGACCTGCTGGCCCGCTACTGGTTCCAGCGCGGCTACAACGTCCTGCACCCGATCGGCTGGGACGCGTTCGGGCTGCCGGCCGAGAACGCCGCGATCCGGCGCAACGCCCACCCCGCCGAGTGGACGTACGCCAACATCGACACCCAGGCGGAGTCGTTCAAGCGGTACGCCGTCTCCTTCGACTGGTCCCGCCGCCTGCAGACCTGCGACCCGGCCTACTACCGCTGGACGCAGTGGCTGTTCCTGCGCCTGTACGAACGCGGCCTGGCCTACCGCAAGGCGTCCTACGTCAACTGGTGTCCCACCGACCAGACGGTGCTGGCCAACGAGCAGGTCGTGGCCGGCAACTGCGAACGCTGCGGCTCAGCGGTCACCAAGCGTGAGCTGACCCAGTGGTACTTCAAGATCACCGACTACGCCCAGCAGCTGCTCGACGACATGGGGCCGCTGGAGGGCCGCTGGCCCGAGCGCGTGCTGAGCATGCAGCGCAACTGGATCGGCCGGTCCGAGGGCGCCTACGTCGACTTCGCCGTCGACGGACGCGAGGAGCCGGTCACCGTCTTCACCACCCGGCCGGACACGTTGTTCGGCGCGACGTTCTTCGTGGTGGCGCCGGAGTCGAAGCTCGCGGCCGAGCTGGTGACGGCGGACCATCGGGAGGCGTTCGACACCTATCTCGAGGACGTCAAGCGCACCACCGAGATCGAGCGGCTGTCCACCGAACGCGAGAAGACCGGCGTCTTCCTCGGTGTGCACGCGGTCAACCCGGTCAACGGGCAGCGGATGCCGATCTACGCCGCCGACTACGTGCTGGCCGACTACGGCACCGGCGCGATCATGGCGGTCCCGGCGCAGGACCAGCGCGACTGGGACTTCGCCAAGCGCTACGACCTGCCGATCGTGCGGACGGTGCAGCCGCCGGCCGACTTCGACGGCGAGGCGTTCGTCGGCGAAGGCCCGGCGGTCAACTCCGCCAACGCCGAGGTGAGTCTGGACGGTCTCGGTGTGGACGAGGCGAAGTCGACCATCATCTCCTGGCTGGAGGGCAAGAGCCTCGGGCGCGGTGCGGTGACGTTCCGGCTGCGCGACTGGCTGGTGTCGCGGCAGCGTTACTGGGGCGCGCCGATCCCGATCGTGCACTGCTCCTCCTGCGGGGAGGTGCCGATCGCCGACGAGCAGTTGCCGGTGGAGCTGCCCGACCTGCGCGGCGCCGACCTGTCCCCGAAGGGCACCTCGCCGCTGGCCGCCGCGAGCGACTGGGTCGAGGTCGAGTGCCCGAAGTGTGGTGGGACGGCGCGCCGCGACACCGACACGATGGACACCTTCGTCGACTCCTCGTGGTACTTCCTGCGCTTCGCCTCGCCGAACGACGAGGAGCGTCCGTTCGACCCCGACGACGTGCGCCGGTGGATGCCGATCGACCAGTACGTCGGCGGCGTGGAACACGCGATTCTGCACCTGCTGTACAGCAGGTTCTTCGTCAAGGTGCTGCACGACATGGGCGTGCTCGACTTCACCGAGCCGTTCAAGGCGCTGCTCAACCAGGGCCAGGTCATCAACCAGGGCAAGGCGATGAGCAAGTCGCTGGGCAACGGTGTCGACCTGGGTGAACAGCTCGCGCTGTACGGCGTGGACGCCATCCGGCTGACGATGGTGTTCGCCGGTCCGCCCGAGGACGACATCGACTGGGCGGACCTGTCACCCGCGGGTTCGCTGCGCTTCCTGCAGCGCGCCTGGCGGGTCGCCAGCGACGTGGCGAGCGAGCGCGGTGCCGACCCGGCCGACGGTGACCGTGCACTGCGCAAGGTCACCCACGCGGTGATCAAGGAGGTCACCGAGCACGTCGAGGCGTTCAAGTTCAACGTCGCGGTCGCCCGGCTGATGGAGCTGACCAACGCCGTACGCAAGGCGATCGACGCGGGCCCCGGCCCGTCCGACCCCGCGGTGCGGGAGGCGGCGGAGGCGCTCGCGGTGATGCTCAGCCTGGTCGCTCCGTACACCGCCGAGGACATGTGGGAACGCCTCGGCCACGAGCCGACGGTGGCGCTGGCGGGCTGGCCGAGCTACGACGCCGACCTGGCCGCGGCGGAGACGCTGACCGCGGTGGCCCAGGTCGCCGGAAAGCTCCGGGACAAGTTCGAGGTGTCCCCGGACATCTCCGAGGACGAGCTGCGTCAACTCGCGCTTGCGTCGGAGCGGGTGCAGAGCGCGCTGGCCGGCCGGGAGATCCGCAAGGTGATCGTACGGGCGCCGCGGCTGGTCAACATCGTCCCGAGCTGA